Part of the Faecalibacterium duncaniae genome, GCGGGCGTGCAGTGCGCAGTGTTCTCCAACAAGGCTGACCCGCTGTGCGGCAAGATCATCGAGCATTATTTCGGGGCAGGTCGGTTTGTTCTGGTGCGGGGCAGCCGCCCGGGCGTGCCCACCAAGCCCGACCCCACCGGTGTTTACAGCCTGATGCAGGACCTGCACGCAGACCCTGCCAGCACCCTGTTTGTGGGCGACAGCGATGTAGATATCCTGACCGGGCACAATGCCGGTCTACCTGCCATGGGGGCGCTGTGGGGCTTCCGGGGCCGCGCAGAACTGACTGCTGCCGGAGCCGATGCACTGGCCGGCGTGCCTGAGGATATTTTAGAATACGTTAGAACACATTAAAGGAACGACCCTCTCCGGTGCTGTGAAGCACGGACGGAGAGGGCCGATTTTTATTTGCAGACTGTTCACAGGATGTTTCTTGCATAAATTCCCCTGTTTTCCTATAATATAGTTCCTATTTGAAACAATTGAGAAACGGAGGACTTGCCCCCATGGCAGCTGAAAAGAAAACTTCCCCCAACGTAGAGAGCCGCCTGCGCCACAACATCCTGAAAATGCCCCAGGAGGTGTATGCCGCCAGCGGCATCGTCATCAACGGGCGGCGGCTGAAAAGCTTTGTATTCACCACCGACCTTGCCATCATCCGCAACTGCGACGCGGACGCGGTGTTCGCGGTCTATCCTTTCACGCCACAGCAGGCCATCAGCGATGCCATCATCAAGGCATCCTACATCCCGGTGTTCTGCGGTGTGGGCGGCGGCACCACCCATGGCGTGCGCACCCTGAACCTTGCCCGCGACGTGGAGAGCCAGGGTGCCATGGGCGTGGTGCTCAATTCCCCCATCTCTGACCTGAACCTGCTGGCGGTCTCGCGGGTGGTGGACATCCCGGTCATCATCACAGTAACAAAAGAGAACACCAACATCCAGAGCCGCATTGATTCCGGGGCATCCATCCTGAATGTGGCCTGCAGCACCGACACGCCCCGGGTGGTGGCAAAGATCCGGGAGCAGTTCCCGGATGTGCCCATCATCGCCAGCGGCGGCAAAACCGGCGAGAGCATTTCCGCCACCATTGCGGCGGGTGCCAACGCCATTACCTACACGCCGCCCTCTCCGGCTGTGCTGTTCAAGGAAATGATGGAGAAATATCGGGAATGATTTACGCAAGACGCTGTAACTTTTTTCTGTTACAGCGTCTTTTTTACGCCATGAAAGGAGATATTTCAGAAATTTTTGAATTTTTGCGAAATAATTGTTGACAAATCGCGGTCGATTGGCTATAATAATAAAGCACTGTTCAAGTGCACAAAATAAATATGGCGGTATAGCTCAGTTGGCTAGAGCATTCGGTTCATACCCGAAGTGTCACCGGTTCAAATCCAGTTACCGCTACCACGTTACAGAGTTTCGCTAAGATAAGGGGGACGGTCGTCCGCAGTAGTGGATGATGGATGTCGGAGGTTTTAGCGAAGCTCTGTGTTTTTGAGGCCCGTTGGTCAAGCGGTTAAGACACGGCCCTTTCACGGCTGTAACATGGGTTCGATTCCCGTACGGGTCACCAAAAAGCTTCTGATTGAAAAATCAGGAGCTTTTTTCTTTTTGTTTTTTCTACACAACAAAACCCCGCCGTCTGCATCACGCGGACGGCGGGGTTTTCAACATTTTATGAGTGCTTTGTGGAAAAGCTCAGGCTCAGCCCTTCTTGTGGGTAGGAACCATAACTTCCAGGCCGCCCATGTAGGGCTGCAGCACCTTGGGGATGGTCACGGAGCCATCGGCCTGCAGATGATTCTCCAGGAAGGCGATCAGCATACGCGGAGGAGCCACGCAGGTGTTGTTCAGGGTGTGGGCCAGATAGGTCTTGCCGTCCTTGCCCTTGACGCGGATGTGCAGGCGGCGTGCCTGTGCATCGCCCAGGTTGGAGCAGGAGCAGACCTCGAAGTACTTCTGCTGGCGGGGGCTCCAGGCCTCGATATCGCAGCTCTTGACCTTCAGGTCAGCCAGATCGCCGGAGCAGCAGTTCAGCTGGCGCACGGGGATCTCCATGCTGCGGAACAGCTCCACAGAGTTCTTCCAGAGCTTCTCGTACCAGTCGGCGCTCTCCTCGGGACGGCAGACCACGATCATCTCCTGCTTCTCGAACTGATGGATGCGGTAGATGCCGCGCTCCTCGATGCCGTGTGCGCCCTTCTCCTTGCGGAAGCAGGGGCTGTAGGAGGTCAGGGTCAGGGGCAGAGTTGCCTCGTCCAGGGTCTGGTCGATGAAGCGGCCGATCATGGTGTGCTCACTGGTACCGATCAGGTACAGATCCTCGCCCTCGATCTTGTACATCATGGCATCCATTTCGGGGAAGGACATCACGCCCTGCACCACGTTGCCGTGCATCATAAAGGGAGGAATGACATAGGTGAAGCCCTTGTCGATCATAAAGTCGCGGGCATAAGCCAGCACAGCCTCGTGCAGGCGGGCAATGTTGCCCAGCAGGTAGTAGAAGCCATTGCCGGCAACGCGGCCTGCAGCATCCATATCGATGCCGTCAAAGCTCTCCATGATCTCGGTGTGGTACGGGATGGGGAAATCGGGCACCACAGGCTCGCCAAAGCGCTGAGCCTCCACGTTGTAGGTGTCATCGGGGCCGATGGGCACGCTGGGGTCGATCATCTGGGGGATGGTGTACATGATCTCCTGGATGCGGTCAGCCAGCTTGGCTTCCTCGGCTTCCAGCTCTGCCATCTTGTCCGCGTCGGCCTTGACGGCGGCATTGTTGGCATCGATCTGTGCCTGCAGCTGGGCCTTCTGGGCCTCATCGGTGCACTTCTTCAGCTGACCGAACAGGGGGCCGTTGGCCTTGCTCAGCTTGTTGCGGGCAGCCTTCAGGCTCTCAACTTCCTTCAGGCACTCGCGGTACTTTGCGTCCTTCTCGATGACTTCATCCACCAGAGGGAGCTTGGCATCCTGGAACTTCTTCTTGATGTTTTCCTTGACAGCATCCGGGTTGTCACGGACAAATTTGATATCAAGCATGATTTACTCTCCTTACTCTATTTCGGTTCGCATGGGGCGGGTAAGCCCTTTCCCATGCCGTTCAAAGGCGGCGTGCGCCTTAGATCGCTATGTTTTTCTTCTCGGGCAGGCTTGCCTTCGTACAACCTCTCAGTCGGGCTTGCGCCCGCCAGCTCCCCTAGCAGGGGAGCCTCTGGCGTATACGAAAAGCTTCCATCGGCTGCCAAGGCCCCTCCTACTGGGCAACAACAATGACGGAGAGGTTTAATCCTCAACCTGATATTGCCCTAATAAGTTTGCAAAAGCCTTCAGCTGCTCATCTGAGTAGAAATGGACGGTCAGCTTGCCCTTGCCGTCGTGGTAGGCCACATTGACCTCACTGCCCAGTGCCTGCTTCAGGCTCTCCTCCACCTCCACAGGCAGGGTGCCGCGCGGGGCGGGCTCCACAGGCTCTTTGGGGGGCTTGGCCAGCTTTTTGC contains:
- a CDS encoding HAD family hydrolase, which produces MIHTVLFDLDGTLLNTIDDLADAGNWVCAQHGWPEFTVEQFKHMVGNGIPKLVERFSPADARTPEQLAATLAEFTARYDAHKEDKTAPYPGIAALIDALNTAGVQCAVFSNKADPLCGKIIEHYFGAGRFVLVRGSRPGVPTKPDPTGVYSLMQDLHADPASTLFVGDSDVDILTGHNAGLPAMGALWGFRGRAELTAAGADALAGVPEDILEYVRTH
- the serS gene encoding serine--tRNA ligase, with amino-acid sequence MLDIKFVRDNPDAVKENIKKKFQDAKLPLVDEVIEKDAKYRECLKEVESLKAARNKLSKANGPLFGQLKKCTDEAQKAQLQAQIDANNAAVKADADKMAELEAEEAKLADRIQEIMYTIPQMIDPSVPIGPDDTYNVEAQRFGEPVVPDFPIPYHTEIMESFDGIDMDAAGRVAGNGFYYLLGNIARLHEAVLAYARDFMIDKGFTYVIPPFMMHGNVVQGVMSFPEMDAMMYKIEGEDLYLIGTSEHTMIGRFIDQTLDEATLPLTLTSYSPCFRKEKGAHGIEERGIYRIHQFEKQEMIVVCRPEESADWYEKLWKNSVELFRSMEIPVRQLNCCSGDLADLKVKSCDIEAWSPRQQKYFEVCSCSNLGDAQARRLHIRVKGKDGKTYLAHTLNNTCVAPPRMLIAFLENHLQADGSVTIPKVLQPYMGGLEVMVPTHKKG